TCATGTCGCGTCGTCTGCTGGTGCTCGCCCGGTCTTTCGGGCTGAGCGTGCTGTGCCTGGGCGTTGCGCTGGGGTGTGGTGGAAGCTCCACGCCAACCCCCCCGCCCCCCGTGATTCCGCTGCCCGATGCCTCGCTGTCCACCGTGGAGGTGGACCGCGCGGCGCAGGTGCTGGCGAACGGGAGTGATCCCGTCACCATCACCGTGACGGTGCGGCGGAGGGACGGCTCCCCGTTGGAGGGCCGCACGGTGCGGGTGGAGGTGTCCGGCGACGGCAACACCGTGACGCAGCCCGCGGAGCGGACGAATGCCCAGGGCGTGGCCACCGCGTCGGTGGTCTCCACGCGGGGTGGTTCGAAGCGGGTGACGGCCGCGGTGGACGCGGAGGGGGGCGCGGTGGTGTTGGGCTCGCGCCCTGTCGTGGTCTTCTCGGCGTTGAGCGCGGCGCGGCTGGCGTTCGTGTCTTCCTCCGTGACGGCGAGGGCGGGTGCGCCCGTGGGAGGCCTGGAGGTCGCGTTCCAGGATGCCGAAGGTCACATCGTGACGTCTGCCACGGGCGAGGTGACGCTGGCGCTGGCCGCCGGTCCCGGTGGCGCGCCGCTGGGAGGAACCCTTCGGGCGCAGTCCGTGGAAGGCGTCGCCCGTTTTCAGGAAGTGGTGCTGACGCGCGCCGGTGTCGGCTACCAGCTCCGCGCGGAGTCGGCGGGCGTCGAGAGCGCGCTCAGCCCCCTCTTCAACGTGACGCCGGCCGCCGCGGCCACGGTCGAGGTGAGCGGTCTGCTGGCGACCGCCCCGGCGGGGGTTCGCCACGATGCGGACGTGACGGTGCGTGACGCGTTCGGCAACGTCGCCACGGGTTACCGGGGCACCTTGGCGGTCCTGTCTTCCGACGCGGCGGCCTCGCTGCCCGCGCCGCACACCTTCACCGAAGGCGATGCGGGCCGCTTCCGCTTCACGGACATCGTGCTCTATCGCGCGGGCCTTCAGCGCGTCGACATCCAGGACACCACGCAGACGGGCCTGACGGGGCGGCAGGACGTGCGCATCGCGGCGGGGCCCACCGCGGCCCTGGCCTTCGTGCAGGTGCCTTCGCGTGCGTCCGTGCGCGCTGCGTTGTCGCTCGTTCAGGTGTCGCTCCAGGATGCCTATGGCAACCGGACGCCGGTGGGCTCGCCCAACGTGACCTTGTCGTTGGCCGGCGGGGCGCCCCTGCGCGGCGTCACCGAGATGGCGCCCGCGGAGGGCGTGGCGTCGTTCACCAGCCTTCATGTGGACTCGGAGGGACGTGTCCGGCTCCAGGCCAGCGCGCCGGGACTGACGCCGGCCACGAGCACCGAAATCAACATCGAGGACGACGTGCGCCCCTCCACGCCGGTGCTCACCGCGACGGCCTCCACGGAGGACAGCGTCACCGTGGCATGGGTGGCCGTGGGGGATGACGGCGACCTGGGCCGGGCGGCGTCCCAGTCCTTGCGCTATTCGCTGGCCCCCATCCTGACCCAGGCGGACTTCGACGCGGCGACGCCCGTGAGCGTGGGCGCCCCCGAGGAGCCCGGCACGCCGGAGTCCGCCGTCCTCACGGGCCTCGAGCCGAACACGAACTACCACGTGGCGTTGGAGGTGGTGGACAATGCGGGCAATGGGGCGCGCTCCGCGAGCCTGATGATTCAGACGCGGGACCCGGGCGTCTCGCAGCTCGTCTTCTCGCAGCAGCCCCAAGGGGGCGTCGCGGGCGCCGTGCTGCCGGAGGTCCACGTGTCGCTGCGGAACTCGAGCGGAGAGGTCGTCACCACGGCGACGTCGCCTGTCACCCTCGCGGTGGTGGGGGAGCCCAGCTTCGAGCCCGTCCAGGTCGCCGCCGTCAACGGCGTGGCCGTCTTCACCGGGCTGGTGGTGGAGAAGGCGGGGACGCACCGGTTCACCGCGACCGTGACGGGCGTCCCCGAGGCGCAGAGCGATGTGTTCACCATCACCCCGGGCGCCGCGGCACGGCTGGGGCTCATCGGGCTCGTGGGCCCGGTGGCCGCTGGCGTTCAGGGAAGCGTGGAGGTGACGGCCTACGACGCGTTCGACAACGTGGTCACCGGCTACACGGGCCAGGTGCGCTTCACGTCGACCGACGCGGAGGCCGCGCTGCCCCAGGACTACACGTTCACCGCGGGAGACCAGGGCACCCATGTCTTCAACAACGGCGTGACGCTCCGGACTTCGGGAGCGCAGACCCTCACCGTGACGGACCTGGCCGCGCCGCAGGTGTCCGGTGAACTCACGGTGGAGGTGAGCACGGGCGCGGCGGCGTCGCTGGCGTTGAGCGAGCTGCCCGTTGGCGGCGTGGAGGCCGGGGCGGCGCAGAACCTCACGGTCACCGCGCGCGATGCTTTCGGCAACATCGTCACGGGCTATGCCGGCACGGTGCGCTTCGAGTCGAGTGACGGCCAGGCTGTATTGCCCGCGGACTACACCTTCGTGCCCGCGGACGCGGGGCTGCGCGGGTTCTCCGTGACGTTGGTGACGGTGGGCTCGCGGTCCGTGACGGTGCGTGACGTGGGCAACATGGCGCTGACGGCGACGGTGAGCACGGAGGTGCGGCACGGGCCGGTGACCCAACTGCGGCTGGCGCTGTCCACCGCCACGGCTTCCGCAGGCCAGTCGGTGGGCGTCACCGTCTCGCTGCGGGACGCGCACGACAACCTCGCGACGGGGTACCGGGGCACCGTGCACTTCTCGGCGCCCGGTGACACGCAGGCGACGCTTCCGGCGAACTACACGTTCGGCGAGGAAGATGGTGGGCAGCACCTCTTCAATGTGAGCTTCGCCACGGCGGGGGTGCGGCAGCTCGTCGTCACGGACACCCTGTTCGCTGCGCTGACGGCAACGGGGCAGGTGACGGTCGCTCCTGGCGGTCTCGCGGCTTTTCACGTGGTGGCTCCGACGGAGGCCACGGTGGCGGGTGAGCCCCAGTCCTTCACGGTCTCCGCGCAGGACCGCTTCGGCAACGTCCTGACGGACTACTCGGGGACGGTCGTTCCCTCCTCCTCGGATGCGGAGGCGGAGCCGCTGTCCGCGTACACGTACACGGAGGCGGATGACGGCGTGCACACGTTCGTCATCACCTTCCAGACCGCGGGCGAACAGTCGGTGACCTTCGAGGACGCTCAGGCGGATGTGTCCGGTACGGCCGCCTTCACGGTGGCGGCGGGCGCGCCCACGCGGCTCGCGTTCATTTCCGCGCCGGAGACGGGTTCCATCCTCCAACCGCTGCCCGTGACACGCGTGGCGCTGCAGGATGCGTTCGGCAACACCGCGGACGTCACGGCACCCGCTGTCACGCTCCATCTGGAGAACGCGCCCGGAGTGACCCTGGGGGGCACGCTGACGGTGTCGCCCGTGGCGGGCGTGGCGGCCTTCAGCGACCTGACCGTGAACCGGGCGGGGGACTTCGTGCTGACCGCGACCAGCGCGAACCCGGCGCTGACGTCCGCGGCGGCGCTGATCACCCTCATCGACGATGTCCCCCCCGCGCGGCCTGGGATGATGCTGGGCCTGGTGAACAGCTCGACGGTGCGAGTGACCTGGACGGCGACGGGCGACAACGGCATGGATGGCACCGCTGCTCGCTACGAACTCCGTTACAGCAACACGCCGTTCGACGCGCAGACGTTCTCGAACGCCACGGAAATCCCCACGGGCACGCCCAGGTCGCCCTGGCTGCCGGAGGAACTCCAGGTGACGCCCCCCGTGGGGCAGGCGACGACCTGGTACTTCGGGCTGCGCGTGTTCGATGCGGCGAACAACGGCAGTGCGCTCACCTACGCCTTCATCGAGGTGCCTGGGCCGTGCGCGGACCTCGTCTGTGCGCCTCGGGCGCCGGAGTGCTCGGAGGACGGCCTGTCGCGCGTGACGTACGCGGAGGCCTGCGTGGTGACCGCGGGCCTGGCGGCGTGCGAG
This genomic window from Myxococcus hansupus contains:
- a CDS encoding lamin tail domain-containing protein, encoding MSRRLLVLARSFGLSVLCLGVALGCGGSSTPTPPPPVIPLPDASLSTVEVDRAAQVLANGSDPVTITVTVRRRDGSPLEGRTVRVEVSGDGNTVTQPAERTNAQGVATASVVSTRGGSKRVTAAVDAEGGAVVLGSRPVVVFSALSAARLAFVSSSVTARAGAPVGGLEVAFQDAEGHIVTSATGEVTLALAAGPGGAPLGGTLRAQSVEGVARFQEVVLTRAGVGYQLRAESAGVESALSPLFNVTPAAAATVEVSGLLATAPAGVRHDADVTVRDAFGNVATGYRGTLAVLSSDAAASLPAPHTFTEGDAGRFRFTDIVLYRAGLQRVDIQDTTQTGLTGRQDVRIAAGPTAALAFVQVPSRASVRAALSLVQVSLQDAYGNRTPVGSPNVTLSLAGGAPLRGVTEMAPAEGVASFTSLHVDSEGRVRLQASAPGLTPATSTEINIEDDVRPSTPVLTATASTEDSVTVAWVAVGDDGDLGRAASQSLRYSLAPILTQADFDAATPVSVGAPEEPGTPESAVLTGLEPNTNYHVALEVVDNAGNGARSASLMIQTRDPGVSQLVFSQQPQGGVAGAVLPEVHVSLRNSSGEVVTTATSPVTLAVVGEPSFEPVQVAAVNGVAVFTGLVVEKAGTHRFTATVTGVPEAQSDVFTITPGAAARLGLIGLVGPVAAGVQGSVEVTAYDAFDNVVTGYTGQVRFTSTDAEAALPQDYTFTAGDQGTHVFNNGVTLRTSGAQTLTVTDLAAPQVSGELTVEVSTGAAASLALSELPVGGVEAGAAQNLTVTARDAFGNIVTGYAGTVRFESSDGQAVLPADYTFVPADAGLRGFSVTLVTVGSRSVTVRDVGNMALTATVSTEVRHGPVTQLRLALSTATASAGQSVGVTVSLRDAHDNLATGYRGTVHFSAPGDTQATLPANYTFGEEDGGQHLFNVSFATAGVRQLVVTDTLFAALTATGQVTVAPGGLAAFHVVAPTEATVAGEPQSFTVSAQDRFGNVLTDYSGTVVPSSSDAEAEPLSAYTYTEADDGVHTFVITFQTAGEQSVTFEDAQADVSGTAAFTVAAGAPTRLAFISAPETGSILQPLPVTRVALQDAFGNTADVTAPAVTLHLENAPGVTLGGTLTVSPVAGVAAFSDLTVNRAGDFVLTATSANPALTSAAALITLIDDVPPARPGMMLGLVNSSTVRVTWTATGDNGMDGTAARYELRYSNTPFDAQTFSNATEIPTGTPRSPWLPEELQVTPPVGQATTWYFGLRVFDAANNGSALTYAFIEVPGPCADLVCAPRAPECSEDGLSRVTYAEACVVTAGLAACEYTETPEVCPGQDGVCFEAACTTAPAPAAGELVISELMHRPDANTTEYLELTSTVDGPRDIANLRIRFDNGAGAVSDFSVLTPGDRPFIIPGRGTFVAASNADAANNGGVPAQYGYGGTLFTLGHSGHLFVEMGATVVDDVAYSAAFPQTVGRSMNLSSAVLGTRASQHAWYWCDSDASLPGGGRGTPGAANESCSVAITGPVDYCAIQYPKTFSAPISVGTSHSVFSQFYEPQVTNRNQNGNDGFPHLVAELGHGTDPSAPESWTWVATAPNPGYAPSGNNNDERVASLSVSVPGTYAYGFRYRFTQGPPEAQEWVYCDQDGVVAQGVTPNYGAVTVTPAAPPGANHVVISEVCGGNGTGSAATDEFIELYNPTNADLDIGNWRVQYKSATGSSYGAGYLIPAGTLIRAHGYFLLGGANYSGAVARDLSYGTTFDVSASTTAGGHIRIGPGLTTAVGDVAVDKVGWGTGNSPEGTAAPSHPSVGGSLERKALPTSTPATMAVGGSDALRGNGSDTDNNGADFVTRAVRQPQNSQSPTEQP